A DNA window from Streptosporangiales bacterium contains the following coding sequences:
- a CDS encoding RDD family protein produces the protein MDRRTLGSWLSGPYSADEPSSDDDYPGSRFGLSKEGSGSVPGLFRRLVGLMIDWVMCSAIGYGLLQGGPWATLGVFALEHILLVGTLGFTFGHRLLGIKVVRVDGTPPGVPWAAVRTLLLCIFIPALIMDRDLRGMHDRAANTMTVRI, from the coding sequence ATGGACCGACGGACCCTGGGGTCATGGCTGAGCGGCCCGTACTCGGCGGACGAGCCGTCGTCCGACGACGACTACCCGGGGTCGCGGTTCGGGCTGTCGAAGGAGGGCAGCGGGTCGGTCCCCGGCCTGTTCCGCCGGCTCGTCGGACTGATGATCGACTGGGTGATGTGCAGCGCGATCGGGTACGGCCTGCTGCAGGGCGGGCCGTGGGCGACGCTCGGCGTGTTCGCGCTCGAGCACATCCTGCTGGTCGGCACGCTCGGCTTCACCTTCGGGCACCGGCTGCTGGGTATCAAGGTCGTCCGCGTGGACGGCACGCCGCCCGGGGTGCCGTGGGCGGCCGTCCGCACCCTGCTGCTGTGCATCTTCATCCCCGCGCTGATCATGGACCGCGATCTGCGGGGGATGCACGACCGCGCGGCGAACACCATGACGGTGCGGATCTGA
- a CDS encoding NUDIX domain-containing protein, giving the protein MAAGALFVDSRDRVLLVEPVYKDVWDIPGGVVEPEESPRAGCRREVREELGLDRPVGGLLGVDWVPTEPPRTEGLMLIFDGGPLAEHETAAIRLPDDELKSWRWVDRDDVRSLASARTASRILACFAARRAGETVYLEAGRP; this is encoded by the coding sequence ATCGCCGCCGGTGCGCTGTTCGTCGACAGCCGTGACCGGGTGCTCCTGGTGGAGCCGGTCTACAAGGACGTCTGGGACATCCCAGGCGGTGTCGTGGAGCCCGAGGAGTCGCCGCGGGCCGGGTGCCGCCGTGAGGTACGCGAGGAGCTCGGCCTTGACCGGCCGGTCGGCGGGCTGCTCGGCGTCGACTGGGTGCCCACCGAGCCGCCGCGCACCGAGGGCCTGATGCTGATCTTCGACGGTGGCCCGCTCGCGGAGCACGAGACGGCGGCGATCCGGCTGCCGGACGACGAGCTCAAGTCGTGGCGGTGGGTCGACCGCGACGACGTGCGGTCGCTGGCGTCCGCACGCACCGCGTCGCGGATCCTCGCCTGCTTCGCCGCGCGGCGGGCGGGGGAGACAGTGTATCTGGAGGCCGGCCGCCCGTAG
- a CDS encoding ATP-binding cassette domain-containing protein, which yields MRAGLRLLLDGLRGQRRPLLWLLVWSVVEAVPALLTGKFLALALDRGFLAGEPAVGFGWLGGLVAAAGVAAVATRLVYPQLAAVVEPLRDTLVHVVVDASLRVPLHEANPAAVARVTGQVETTRRLVSALLRTARQVTLAIVATVVGTTVLAPALTLVVAPPLVLALTLFGLLLPRLVDRQRAVVLADEAVAREATGVLHGLRDVLACQAKRRATRTVETAINQQAAAGKALARVSSLRILVVALGVQLPLVAVIASGPLFVREGWVTTGALVAAAGYLTVTLAPAMQALVQVAGAWGLQLAVVLARLAETAQAGSATETATLPVGTSRAPLTRTVAAHDLTFAYGPHSTPVLNGLDLRVRGEEHLAIVGPSGVGKSTLADLLAGLLIPAHGEVRVGDRDLRALSPEQLHRLVTLIPQESYVFGGTVRENLAYLEPEVQDWQLRRVVEELGVPTLIDRLGGLDATLQPTTLGSGERQLVALVRAYASPAEVIVLDEATCHLDPATEESVERAFSRRYGTLVVIAHRISSALRADRILVLDGDSATVGTHADLLARSALYKELVGYWTTPDADPTDHTAAPVAAAP from the coding sequence ATGAGGGCCGGCCTGCGTCTCCTCCTGGACGGGCTGCGTGGGCAGCGGCGGCCGCTGCTGTGGCTGCTGGTCTGGTCGGTGGTCGAGGCGGTGCCGGCGCTGCTGACCGGGAAGTTCCTCGCGCTCGCGCTCGACCGCGGGTTCCTGGCCGGCGAGCCGGCCGTCGGCTTCGGCTGGCTCGGCGGCCTGGTCGCCGCGGCCGGCGTCGCGGCCGTCGCCACCCGGCTGGTCTACCCGCAACTCGCCGCCGTGGTGGAGCCGCTGCGCGACACCCTCGTGCACGTGGTGGTGGACGCGAGCCTGCGGGTGCCGCTGCACGAGGCGAACCCGGCCGCCGTCGCCCGGGTGACCGGCCAGGTGGAGACCACCCGCAGGCTTGTGTCGGCGCTGCTGCGTACCGCGCGCCAGGTGACGCTGGCCATCGTCGCCACCGTCGTCGGCACCACGGTGCTCGCGCCTGCCCTGACCCTCGTCGTCGCGCCGCCGCTGGTGCTCGCGCTGACGCTGTTCGGTCTGCTGCTGCCGCGGCTGGTCGACCGGCAGCGCGCCGTCGTACTCGCCGACGAGGCCGTGGCGCGGGAGGCGACCGGCGTGCTGCACGGTCTACGCGACGTGCTTGCGTGCCAGGCCAAGCGCCGCGCGACCCGTACCGTCGAGACGGCCATCAACCAGCAGGCGGCAGCCGGCAAGGCGCTCGCCCGGGTGTCGTCGCTGCGCATCCTCGTGGTCGCGCTCGGCGTACAGCTGCCGCTCGTGGCGGTCATCGCGTCCGGCCCGCTGTTCGTGCGGGAGGGCTGGGTCACCACAGGCGCGCTGGTCGCCGCGGCCGGCTACCTGACGGTGACGCTGGCGCCGGCCATGCAGGCCCTCGTACAGGTCGCCGGGGCGTGGGGCCTGCAGCTGGCGGTGGTGCTCGCCCGGCTGGCCGAGACCGCACAGGCCGGCAGCGCCACCGAGACCGCGACGCTGCCGGTCGGCACCAGCCGCGCGCCGCTGACCCGCACGGTGGCCGCACACGACCTCACGTTCGCGTACGGCCCGCACTCCACGCCCGTGCTCAACGGGCTGGACCTGCGGGTCCGCGGCGAGGAGCACCTCGCCATCGTCGGCCCCAGCGGGGTCGGCAAGTCCACCCTCGCCGACCTGCTCGCCGGGCTGCTGATCCCCGCGCACGGCGAGGTGCGCGTCGGCGACCGCGACCTGCGCGCGCTGTCACCTGAGCAGCTGCACCGGCTGGTGACGCTCATCCCGCAGGAGTCGTACGTCTTCGGCGGCACGGTGCGCGAGAACCTCGCCTACCTCGAGCCCGAGGTCCAGGACTGGCAGCTGCGCCGGGTCGTCGAGGAGCTCGGGGTGCCCACGCTGATCGACCGGCTCGGCGGGCTGGACGCGACCCTGCAGCCCACCACCCTGGGCAGCGGGGAACGGCAGCTGGTGGCGCTGGTGCGCGCGTACGCCAGCCCGGCGGAGGTGATCGTGCTCGACGAGGCCACCTGCCACCTCGACCCGGCGACCGAGGAGAGCGTCGAGCGGGCGTTCAGCCGCAGGTACGGCACCCTCGTGGTGATCGCGCACCGGATCAGCTCCGCACTGCGCGCCGACCGCATCCTCGTCCTGGACGGCGACAGCGCAACCGTCGGCACGCACGCGGACCTGCTGGCGCGCTCCGCGCTGTACAAGGAGCTGGTCGGCTACTGGACCACCCCGGACGCCGACCCCACCGACCACACCGCCGCGCCGGTGGCGGCCGCGCCGTAG
- a CDS encoding ATP-binding cassette domain-containing protein has translation MTATPVGTDRLLAVTLRAQPGWFATAVLAGLCSAAGALVLPAAMGRALDAALAGGHGLVPALTLLAIVIAVGTLADVLGQIAGTAGVAGTTAWLRRRILGNLLGLGLPGQQQYPAGDAVTRLIAGAGSTGRIVSLVLTAVRTAVTALAALVLLFLLDWTLPVTLLGGLLVSVALLRPFTRQATSAFEEYQTVQGRIASRLVDALAGLRTIRASGTVDREVDRVLEPLPELRSVGVHTWLLQRRLAWSFGLLIRLLQLAVLAAAGWAVSAGRLSPGDLVAAVGYAGIALQAIEQIDLFVELVQVRAGAARVRPLTGTPQAAVPRARSEHGIGDVEIRDVTVRLGDRTVLDGCSLRLPAGTTTAVVGGSGAGKSVLVGLLGRLYQPDAGQVLIDGQPVAHLPDTDLRRLVGYAFERPALVGATLADAVGYGLPAQPPATEVPAVTTAAQTALVDGVVAKLPHGYLTQVREAPLSGGERQRVGIARLVAMRPAILVLDDATSSLDTATEVELQAALARTLPGRTKLVVTHRARSAAQADQVAWLVGGRVRALGRHAELWRDADYRALFTGGAEAAR, from the coding sequence ATGACTGCGACACCGGTTGGCACCGATCGGTTGCTCGCCGTCACGCTTCGTGCTCAGCCGGGCTGGTTCGCCACCGCCGTGCTCGCGGGGCTGTGTTCCGCCGCCGGCGCGCTCGTCCTCCCGGCCGCGATGGGGCGGGCGCTCGACGCCGCCCTCGCCGGCGGCCACGGGCTGGTGCCCGCGCTCACGCTCCTCGCGATCGTCATCGCCGTCGGCACGCTCGCCGACGTGCTCGGCCAGATCGCCGGCACCGCCGGCGTCGCCGGCACCACCGCGTGGCTGCGTCGCCGCATCCTAGGCAACCTGCTCGGCCTCGGGCTGCCAGGACAGCAGCAGTACCCGGCCGGGGACGCGGTCACCCGGCTGATCGCGGGCGCCGGCTCGACCGGCCGGATCGTCTCGCTGGTGCTCACCGCCGTACGCACGGCGGTGACGGCGCTCGCCGCGCTCGTGCTGCTCTTCCTGCTCGACTGGACGCTGCCGGTGACGCTGCTCGGGGGCCTGCTGGTCAGCGTGGCGCTGCTCCGCCCGTTCACCCGGCAGGCGACGAGCGCGTTCGAGGAGTACCAGACCGTGCAGGGCCGCATCGCCAGCCGGCTGGTGGATGCGCTCGCCGGGCTGCGCACCATCCGCGCGAGCGGCACCGTGGACCGCGAGGTCGACCGGGTGCTCGAGCCGCTGCCCGAGCTGCGGTCGGTGGGCGTGCACACCTGGCTGCTGCAGCGTCGCCTCGCGTGGTCGTTCGGGCTGCTGATCAGGCTGCTGCAGCTCGCGGTGCTGGCCGCCGCCGGCTGGGCGGTCAGCGCCGGCCGGCTCTCCCCCGGCGACCTGGTCGCGGCCGTCGGCTACGCGGGCATCGCATTGCAGGCCATCGAGCAGATCGACCTGTTCGTCGAGCTGGTGCAGGTGCGCGCGGGCGCCGCCCGGGTGCGGCCGCTGACCGGCACGCCCCAGGCCGCCGTACCGCGGGCCAGGTCGGAGCACGGGATCGGTGACGTGGAGATCCGCGACGTCACCGTACGGCTGGGCGACCGGACGGTGCTCGACGGCTGCTCGCTACGGCTGCCTGCCGGCACCACCACGGCGGTGGTCGGCGGGAGCGGCGCGGGCAAGTCGGTGCTCGTCGGCCTGCTCGGCCGGCTGTACCAGCCGGACGCCGGTCAGGTGCTCATCGACGGCCAGCCGGTCGCCCACCTCCCGGACACCGACCTGCGCCGGCTGGTCGGGTACGCGTTCGAGCGGCCTGCCCTTGTCGGTGCGACCCTCGCGGACGCGGTCGGTTACGGCCTGCCGGCGCAACCGCCCGCGACCGAGGTACCCGCCGTCACGACCGCCGCACAGACCGCCCTGGTGGACGGCGTCGTCGCGAAGCTCCCGCACGGCTACCTGACGCAGGTGCGGGAGGCGCCGCTGTCCGGCGGCGAGCGGCAGCGGGTCGGCATCGCCAGGCTGGTCGCGATGCGGCCGGCGATCCTGGTGCTGGACGACGCGACGTCCAGCCTGGACACCGCCACCGAGGTAGAGCTGCAGGCCGCGCTTGCCCGTACGCTGCCTGGCCGGACGAAACTGGTCGTCACCCACCGCGCCCGCAGCGCCGCGCAGGCCGACCAGGTGGCGTGGCTGGTCGGCGGCCGGGTCCGCGCGCTCGGCAGGCACGCCGAGCTGTGGCGCGACGCCGACTACCGCGCACTGTTCACCGGCGGCGCGGAGGCGGCGCGATGA
- a CDS encoding prolyl oligopeptidase family serine peptidase: MLSRTSFRFSARGTQVACLTAPRPGDWRVETWSLPSAATGGVLLDDLQVRGPNSQVLPTDAGRVLLCQPLGTDAGGHDLTLGAPAEPARALATVPTLGLRVLEHPDPDVLAMAVSTASTPELTSTVWVVRDTIPIMEPVCTVAGLLAGGCWLDLDGRRLGLNQVHQGKLVAVVIDLADGTVIPLWPDHPDVRLLFACPGSGRLVAGDESGALGCAEPDGRMHWSARLDGTRGAFPLAADPTGEQLAVRIDYGARSGLALYAPASDQVTELQLPAGTVGATASWVGDTLRIPFADGEQPATVVALRPSHTPAAAQQPVPDRASDGLQLESFSGPSGPIEAVVHGDWRTAGNVVVALHGGPDSSWRLDHGPLLLGLAGEDTAVVGVNPRGSHGYRGAHEALHAGWGNADLADVLAVTAHITEQRDTTVQLFGVSYGAFLATLALAAAPTAWARAAVVAPFLSGPRLYADGGTRVRALLERLGGTTTHRDELGPRDLAHVAGQVRTPLLLMHGAADDVVPVAHSRELADQLRAAGTPVEYVELADAAHDPFAGAAAEAALARIRDFLADAPQGLPAGQDAAVEPRGGTELALERR; the protein is encoded by the coding sequence ATGTTGAGCCGTACGAGCTTCCGCTTCTCGGCGCGCGGCACCCAGGTGGCGTGCCTCACCGCACCGCGCCCAGGCGACTGGCGGGTGGAGACCTGGTCGCTGCCGTCGGCGGCCACCGGCGGCGTCCTCCTCGACGACCTCCAGGTGCGCGGCCCGAACAGCCAGGTGCTCCCGACGGACGCCGGCCGCGTCCTGCTGTGCCAGCCGCTCGGCACCGACGCCGGCGGGCACGACCTCACCCTCGGCGCGCCGGCCGAGCCAGCCCGCGCGCTTGCGACGGTGCCCACGCTCGGCCTGCGGGTGCTGGAGCACCCCGACCCCGACGTGCTCGCGATGGCCGTCAGCACGGCGAGCACGCCCGAGCTGACCTCGACGGTCTGGGTGGTGCGCGACACGATCCCCATCATGGAGCCGGTGTGCACGGTCGCCGGCCTGCTCGCCGGCGGCTGCTGGCTGGACCTCGACGGCCGCAGGCTCGGCCTGAACCAGGTGCACCAGGGCAAGCTCGTCGCGGTCGTGATCGACCTCGCCGACGGCACGGTCATACCGCTGTGGCCGGACCACCCGGACGTCCGGTTGTTGTTCGCCTGCCCGGGTTCCGGCCGGCTGGTGGCCGGCGACGAGAGTGGCGCGCTCGGCTGCGCCGAGCCGGACGGCCGCATGCACTGGTCGGCGCGGCTCGACGGCACCCGCGGCGCGTTCCCGCTGGCCGCCGACCCCACCGGCGAGCAGCTGGCGGTGCGTATCGACTACGGCGCGCGCTCCGGGCTCGCCCTCTACGCGCCGGCGAGCGACCAGGTCACGGAGCTGCAGCTACCGGCGGGGACCGTCGGTGCCACCGCGTCCTGGGTCGGCGACACGCTGCGGATCCCGTTCGCCGACGGCGAGCAGCCGGCCACGGTGGTCGCGCTGCGGCCGAGCCACACGCCCGCGGCGGCGCAGCAGCCGGTGCCGGACCGCGCGAGCGACGGGCTGCAGCTGGAGAGCTTCAGCGGCCCGTCCGGCCCGATCGAGGCCGTGGTGCACGGCGACTGGCGTACCGCGGGCAACGTGGTGGTTGCGCTGCACGGCGGGCCGGACTCGTCCTGGCGGCTCGACCACGGGCCGCTGCTGCTCGGGCTGGCCGGCGAGGACACGGCGGTGGTCGGGGTGAACCCGCGCGGCAGCCACGGCTACCGCGGTGCCCACGAGGCGCTGCACGCCGGCTGGGGCAACGCGGACCTCGCCGACGTGCTCGCCGTCACCGCGCACATCACCGAGCAGCGCGACACCACGGTGCAGCTGTTCGGGGTGAGCTACGGCGCGTTCCTCGCCACGCTCGCGCTCGCCGCGGCACCCACGGCGTGGGCACGGGCCGCCGTCGTCGCCCCGTTCCTCTCCGGGCCGCGGCTCTACGCCGACGGCGGTACACGCGTACGCGCCCTGCTCGAGCGGCTTGGCGGCACGACGACGCACCGCGACGAGCTCGGGCCGCGCGACTTGGCCCACGTCGCTGGGCAGGTGCGCACCCCGCTGCTGCTGATGCACGGCGCGGCCGACGACGTGGTGCCGGTGGCGCACTCCAGAGAGCTCGCCGACCAGCTGCGCGCGGCCGGCACACCGGTGGAGTACGTGGAGCTCGCCGACGCCGCGCACGACCCGTTCGCCGGTGCCGCCGCGGAGGCGGCGCTGGCCAGGATCAGAGACTTCCTCGCAGATGCGCCGCAAGGCCTTCCTGCGGGGCAGGACGCCGCCGTGGAACCCCGTGGCGGCACGGAACTCGCGCTCGAGAGGAGGTGA
- a CDS encoding protein kinase: protein MPALRLPPPGVAAGTCAATAARPREGGPDVTVVRSHAAGTGPATGPSPTDLVQHVGRLLADRPADAASWRLADREFWCAATPVGTSVPAQGWKIHVSATPTSAAGVLTRAVPVLREHGTAFKFTRDVAGVRWLTGRDCDRALAGKFLTVYPADDDTFVAVIERLHDAVGDLPAPRILSDRPYAPGSSVHYRYGGFSGAGELDADGVYRYLLFRPDGSTVEDRRSAWFDVPDWAPCPLDPPPQAEAAGGVLLGDRYAVRVAFRHSAKGGVYLATDTREGGEVVVKHARAYTELDGSGRDARDLLRNENRALRALADLAPVPRSLGVFEQDGDVFLAEERLAGTPLRSWVHHASRADAGVPLAAAWPVAAALATAVRAVHGAGYALRDLSPSNVLVTADHAVQLVDLELATPFGDSARRSGTPAYQAPEHRTGGERAPATAAEDLYSLGGLLFLLATGCDPLLPDDEPRGVRTEARLASWLDLVATAGGTAAALRPVAHGLLTDEPQQRWHLDRVTEFLAAPPAGRPVTRARGATVTPQRLLADGVDHLLATHTPGRSRLWPSGAFGRQTDAGNVQHGAAGVLAALTRVAPHADVLDVVRSTAHWLLARRPADAPLPGLYFGRAGVAWAVADAGVLLADAELVGAAADHVRELPLEWPNPDVAHGLAGACLAHQHLAAVTDDAGLRERADHYADALLQRAAEDEHGPYWQIPAGFDSRLEGARHHGFAHGTAGIGYALLANGRDADFELAVRAGDALCRVAEVDEHGAAWWPVGPAEPTKLPHWCSGSSGVGSFLLRLYARTGEQRFADLARAAAVAVHRARWQSSPVACHGLAGDGEFLLDAAELLVDPTYHEWAADLADCLAVRHCTRAGRLVVADETGHEVVADFQVGLAGVLSFLARLLHGGPRPFLVDHADEEVPRC from the coding sequence TTGCCTGCCCTCCGGCTGCCACCGCCAGGTGTGGCCGCCGGCACCTGTGCCGCCACGGCGGCCCGACCACGGGAAGGAGGACCGGACGTGACCGTCGTCCGTTCGCACGCCGCCGGCACCGGCCCGGCGACCGGCCCTTCCCCCACCGACCTGGTCCAGCACGTCGGCCGGCTGCTCGCCGACCGCCCTGCGGACGCCGCGAGCTGGCGGCTGGCCGACCGCGAGTTCTGGTGCGCAGCAACGCCTGTCGGCACGTCGGTACCCGCGCAGGGCTGGAAGATCCACGTGTCGGCGACGCCCACGTCCGCGGCCGGGGTGCTCACCCGCGCCGTTCCCGTACTGCGGGAGCACGGCACCGCGTTCAAGTTCACCCGCGACGTCGCCGGCGTGCGCTGGCTGACCGGACGCGACTGCGACCGCGCACTCGCCGGCAAGTTCCTCACCGTCTACCCCGCCGACGACGACACGTTCGTCGCGGTCATCGAGCGGCTGCACGACGCCGTCGGCGACCTGCCGGCGCCGCGCATCCTCTCCGACCGGCCGTACGCACCCGGCAGCAGCGTGCACTACCGCTACGGCGGCTTCTCCGGCGCCGGCGAGCTGGACGCCGACGGCGTCTACCGCTACCTGCTGTTCCGCCCCGACGGCAGCACCGTGGAGGACCGGCGGTCGGCCTGGTTCGACGTGCCGGACTGGGCGCCGTGCCCGCTCGACCCGCCGCCGCAGGCCGAGGCGGCCGGCGGGGTGCTGCTCGGCGACCGCTACGCCGTGCGGGTCGCGTTCCGCCACTCCGCGAAGGGCGGCGTGTACCTGGCCACCGACACCCGCGAAGGCGGCGAGGTGGTGGTGAAGCACGCCCGCGCGTACACCGAGCTCGACGGCTCCGGCCGGGACGCCCGCGACCTGCTGCGCAACGAGAACAGGGCGCTGCGTGCACTCGCCGACCTGGCGCCGGTGCCGCGGTCGCTCGGCGTGTTCGAGCAGGACGGTGACGTCTTCCTCGCCGAGGAGCGCCTCGCCGGCACTCCCCTGCGGTCCTGGGTGCACCACGCGAGCCGTGCCGATGCCGGCGTGCCGCTGGCCGCCGCGTGGCCGGTGGCGGCGGCCCTCGCGACCGCCGTCCGGGCCGTGCACGGTGCGGGCTACGCGCTGCGCGACCTCAGCCCGAGCAACGTGCTCGTCACCGCCGACCACGCCGTACAGCTGGTGGACCTGGAGCTGGCCACCCCGTTCGGCGACTCCGCCAGGCGCTCCGGCACCCCCGCGTACCAGGCGCCAGAACACCGCACCGGCGGCGAACGCGCACCGGCCACGGCGGCCGAGGACCTCTACAGCCTCGGCGGCCTGCTCTTCCTGCTCGCCACCGGCTGCGACCCGCTGCTGCCGGACGACGAGCCGCGCGGCGTCCGTACGGAGGCGCGGCTGGCGAGCTGGCTGGACCTGGTCGCCACGGCCGGCGGCACGGCGGCCGCGCTGCGGCCGGTCGCGCACGGGCTGCTCACCGACGAGCCGCAGCAGCGCTGGCACCTGGACCGGGTGACGGAGTTCCTCGCGGCACCGCCGGCCGGGCGGCCGGTCACCCGCGCCCGGGGCGCGACGGTCACGCCGCAACGGCTGCTCGCCGACGGCGTCGACCACCTGCTCGCCACCCACACCCCCGGCCGGTCACGGCTGTGGCCGAGCGGCGCGTTCGGCCGGCAGACCGACGCGGGCAACGTGCAGCACGGCGCGGCGGGGGTGCTCGCCGCGCTGACCAGGGTCGCGCCGCACGCCGACGTCCTCGACGTCGTACGGTCCACCGCCCACTGGCTGCTCGCCCGGCGGCCGGCGGACGCGCCGCTGCCCGGGCTGTACTTCGGCCGGGCGGGAGTCGCGTGGGCGGTCGCCGACGCCGGCGTCCTGCTTGCCGACGCCGAGCTGGTCGGGGCCGCGGCGGACCACGTACGCGAGCTGCCGCTCGAGTGGCCGAACCCGGACGTCGCGCACGGCCTCGCCGGCGCCTGCCTGGCCCATCAGCACCTCGCCGCGGTCACCGACGACGCCGGGCTGCGCGAGCGTGCCGACCACTACGCGGACGCGCTCCTCCAGCGGGCGGCCGAGGACGAGCACGGGCCGTACTGGCAGATCCCCGCGGGCTTCGACTCCCGGTTGGAAGGCGCCAGGCACCACGGGTTCGCGCACGGCACCGCGGGTATCGGCTACGCGCTGCTCGCCAACGGCAGGGACGCCGACTTCGAGCTCGCCGTGCGGGCCGGCGACGCCCTGTGCCGGGTGGCCGAGGTCGACGAGCACGGCGCCGCCTGGTGGCCGGTGGGTCCGGCCGAGCCGACCAAGCTGCCGCACTGGTGCAGCGGCTCCTCCGGGGTGGGCAGCTTCCTGCTCAGGCTCTACGCGCGCACCGGCGAGCAGCGGTTCGCCGACCTCGCGCGGGCGGCGGCGGTCGCCGTCCACCGCGCGCGCTGGCAGTCGTCGCCGGTCGCCTGCCACGGCCTGGCCGGCGACGGCGAGTTCCTGCTCGACGCGGCGGAGCTCCTCGTCGACCCGACCTACCACGAATGGGCGGCCGACCTGGCCGACTGCCTCGCCGTCCGGCACTGCACCAGGGCGGGCCGGCTCGTCGTCGCCGACGAGACCGGGCACGAGGTGGTCGCCGACTTCCAGGTCGGGCTCGCCGGGGTGCTGTCGTTCCTGGCGCGGCTGCTGCACGGCGGCCCCCGCCCGTTCCTGGTCGACCACGCCGACGAAGAGGTGCCCCGATGTTGA
- a CDS encoding DUF4191 family protein: MAKNPDQPKRLQQIKRSAQFLWQKNKRGYLWIALGFLGPIAIALALGYLLDYLIYAIFLGVLTGFTVAMFIFGQLVQKTAYSNIEGQTGAAAAVLEGLRGDWQVTPAVAVNKDQDVVHRAVGRPGVVLVAEGSSPRLAKLVAAEKKKVSRVAFDTPIYDLKCGTGEDDIPLRKLQSRMLKLPRNLTKSEVSEVKRRMRALGTSPLPMPKGPMPKGVRQKMPKMPKSAG, encoded by the coding sequence ATGGCCAAGAACCCAGACCAACCGAAGCGCCTGCAGCAGATCAAGCGGTCCGCCCAGTTCCTCTGGCAGAAGAACAAGCGCGGCTACCTGTGGATCGCGCTCGGCTTCCTTGGCCCGATCGCCATCGCCCTCGCGCTCGGCTACCTGCTCGACTACCTGATCTACGCGATCTTCCTCGGCGTACTCACCGGGTTCACGGTGGCCATGTTCATCTTCGGCCAGCTGGTGCAGAAGACCGCGTACTCGAACATCGAGGGCCAGACCGGTGCCGCCGCCGCGGTGCTCGAGGGGCTGCGCGGCGACTGGCAGGTCACGCCCGCCGTCGCCGTCAACAAGGACCAGGACGTCGTGCACCGTGCGGTCGGCCGTCCCGGTGTGGTGCTGGTCGCCGAGGGTTCCTCACCGCGGCTGGCGAAGCTGGTCGCCGCGGAGAAGAAGAAGGTCTCCAGGGTCGCGTTCGACACCCCGATCTACGACCTGAAGTGCGGCACCGGCGAGGACGACATCCCGCTGCGGAAGCTGCAGTCGCGCATGCTCAAGCTGCCGCGCAACCTGACCAAGAGTGAGGTCTCTGAGGTCAAGCGTCGGATGCGTGCGCTCGGCACCTCTCCGCTGCCGATGCCGAAGGGGCCGATGCCCAAGGGCGTCCGGCAGAAGATGCCGAAGATGCCGAAGTCCGCAGGCTGA
- the lipA gene encoding lipoyl synthase has product MSDLNGGTAPNGRKLLRLEVRNAQTPIERKPPWIKVKVRSGPEYTQLKKLVRDEGLHTVCEEAGCPNIFECWEDREATFLIGGNECTRRCDFCQIETGKPDPLDGDEPRRVAESVVTMGLRYATVTGVCRDDQPDLGAWLYAETVRQIHEQIPGCGVELLIPDFNAQPEPLAEVFGSRPEVLAHNVETVPRIFRRIRPGFRFERSLEVITRARDAGLVTKSNLILGMGEERAEISETMQLLYDAGCELLTITQYLRPSQRHHPVTRWVEPAEFEELGAEADEIGFAGVMSGPLVRSSYRAGRLYRQALEARAITPATS; this is encoded by the coding sequence ATGAGCGATCTCAACGGTGGCACGGCCCCGAACGGGCGCAAGCTGCTCCGGCTCGAGGTGCGCAACGCGCAGACGCCGATCGAGCGCAAGCCGCCGTGGATCAAAGTGAAGGTGCGCTCCGGCCCCGAGTACACCCAGCTCAAGAAGCTGGTCCGCGACGAGGGCCTGCACACGGTGTGCGAGGAGGCCGGCTGCCCGAACATCTTCGAGTGTTGGGAGGACCGCGAGGCCACCTTCCTCATCGGCGGCAACGAGTGCACCAGGCGCTGCGACTTCTGCCAGATCGAGACCGGCAAGCCGGACCCGCTCGACGGCGACGAGCCGCGCCGGGTCGCCGAGTCTGTCGTCACCATGGGCCTGCGCTACGCCACGGTCACCGGCGTCTGCCGTGACGACCAGCCCGACCTCGGCGCGTGGCTGTACGCGGAGACCGTCCGCCAGATCCACGAGCAGATCCCCGGCTGCGGCGTCGAGCTGCTCATCCCCGACTTCAACGCGCAGCCGGAGCCGCTGGCCGAGGTGTTCGGGTCACGTCCCGAGGTGCTCGCGCACAACGTGGAGACCGTGCCGCGGATCTTCCGCAGGATCCGGCCTGGCTTCCGGTTCGAGCGCTCGCTCGAGGTGATCACGAGGGCACGCGACGCCGGCCTGGTCACCAAGTCGAACCTCATCCTCGGCATGGGTGAGGAGCGCGCGGAGATCTCAGAGACCATGCAGCTGCTCTACGACGCCGGCTGCGAGCTGTTGACCATCACGCAGTACCTGCGGCCGTCGCAGCGGCACCACCCGGTGACCCGGTGGGTGGAGCCGGCAGAGTTCGAGGAGCTGGGCGCGGAGGCCGACGAGATCGGCTTCGCCGGCGTGATGAGCGGGCCGCTCGTACGCTCCTCGTACCGTGCCGGCCGGCTGTACCGGCAGGCGCTGGAGGCCCGCGCGATCACCCCGGCCACCAGCTGA